One genomic region from Terasakiella sp. SH-1 encodes:
- a CDS encoding Hsp20 family protein, which produces MRTFDLSPLLRSSVGFDRMQRALETASRLDNAANAYPPYDIEVSGEDSYRISLAVAGFREEDIEITANENSLLIEASAQKQEGELKEYLHRGIARRAFERRFELADHVKVVGASLENGLLNVDLVRELPQSLKPRKIEISTSHAKTLEAQDAA; this is translated from the coding sequence ATGCGTACTTTTGATTTATCCCCCTTATTGCGTTCTTCTGTTGGTTTTGACCGTATGCAGCGTGCACTGGAAACAGCATCGCGTCTGGATAATGCAGCGAATGCCTATCCGCCTTATGATATTGAAGTCTCTGGTGAAGATTCCTATCGTATTTCATTGGCTGTTGCAGGCTTTCGTGAAGAAGATATTGAAATTACAGCCAATGAGAACAGCTTGTTGATTGAGGCATCCGCCCAGAAGCAGGAAGGGGAACTGAAAGAATATCTCCATCGTGGGATTGCCCGACGTGCCTTTGAACGCCGCTTTGAACTGGCAGATCATGTTAAGGTCGTTGGGGCCAGTCTTGAAAATGGCTTGTTGAATGTGGATTTGGTGCGTGAATTACCCCAAAGCCTGAAACCGCGAAAAATTGAAATTTCAACTTCACATGCGAAAACACTGGAAGCCCAAGATGCGGCCTAA
- a CDS encoding type II toxin-antitoxin system RelE/ParE family toxin: MDEILEYVFQENPTAVENLLNSFDEKLSLLAHNPMMGVQRDRLMLGLRVFSVGNFLLCYFPVENGVEVARILHGARDVHAAFKSN; encoded by the coding sequence TTGGATGAAATTCTTGAATATGTTTTTCAGGAAAACCCTACTGCTGTAGAAAATTTGCTAAATTCATTTGATGAAAAACTCAGTTTGTTAGCTCACAATCCAATGATGGGGGTTCAGCGTGATCGCTTAATGTTGGGATTGCGCGTTTTTAGCGTTGGTAATTTCCTCTTGTGTTATTTCCCTGTTGAAAACGGCGTTGAAGTTGCCCGTATTCTTCACGGCGCACGAGATGTTCACGCTGCTTTTAAGTCAAACTGA
- a CDS encoding type II toxin-antitoxin system ParD family antitoxin, giving the protein MPITLPQKLEDQIQEKVSSGAYASVEEVVEKGLVLLQEQEELLDSVRAKIQVGADQLKRGEGIDGKEVFAKLRDKYNFSAQ; this is encoded by the coding sequence ATGCCCATCACGTTGCCACAAAAACTGGAAGATCAAATTCAGGAAAAAGTTTCTTCCGGGGCTTATGCCTCTGTCGAAGAAGTTGTAGAGAAAGGACTGGTTTTGCTCCAGGAACAAGAGGAGTTGCTGGATAGTGTACGGGCAAAAATTCAGGTTGGTGCTGACCAGCTCAAACGGGGTGAAGGCATTGATGGCAAAGAAGTGTTCGCAAAGTTACGTGATAAATACAACTTTTCTGCACAGTAG